CTTAAGAAGGATAAGTTAACGGCCATCCAAAGATCCAAACGCGAAGGTCATCTGATCTGCGAAGTAAAAGGTGACCGTGTGTTGATTACAGGACACGCAAAGCGGTTTCTCTCAGGCACCATCCATTTATAAAAAAGGAGCCTGACCGAATATCAGCCAGGCTCCGTAAATGGTTTAAAGAAAGATATTTAACTCAGATCATTGAAGATCGAAGCGATCCAGATTCATGACCTTGACCCATGCAGCTACAAAGTCGTTCACAAAGGACTCATTGGCATCATCACAAGCATAGACTTCGGTAATCGCCCGAAGCTGGGAGTTCGAACCGAAGACCAGATCGATAGCGCTGCCGGTCCACTTCATTTCTCCAGAATTTGAGTCGGTACCTTCGTAGAAATATTCACACCGTTTGGACTTCGCCCAAGTGATGTTCAGGTCAGTTAGATTCACAAAGAAATCGTTACTGAGTGTTTCCTTTTTGTCAGTGAACACTCCGAGCTCAGATCCATTTACATTACCACCAATCATCCGTAAACCACCAACGAGCACGGTCATCTCCGGAGCCGATAAGGTGAGTAAGTGAGCACGATCCACCAAGAGCTTTTCAGCAGCATCTGCGAAATCATTGTTCAAGTAGTTACGGAATCCATCACCACGAGGTTCCAGGACAGCAAAGGATTCCACATCGGTTTGTTCCTGAGATGCATCTGTCCGTCCAGCGGAGAAAGGTACTTGAACATCATGTCCACCGTTTTTGGCAGCCGCTTCAACAGCAGCAGAACCACCCAATACGATGATATCCGCCAACGAGACTTTCTTACCACCTGACTGAGCAGCATTGAAGTCGGCCTGCACTTTTTCCAAAACAGGTAAAACCTTGGCCAGCTCTTCCGGCTGGTTAGCGTCCCAATCCTTTTGTGGTGCCAGACGAATGCGTGCGCCGTTCGCACCACCACGACGGTCAGTACCACGATAAGACGCGGCAGAAGCCCACGCAGTCGATACGAGCTGAGAGATGGTTAAGCCAGACCCAAGGATCTGTTCTTTCAATGCGGCGATGTCACCTTCATCAATCAAATCATGATCAACATCAGGTACTGGATCTTGCCACAGTTGTGGTTCAGATGGAACTTGAGATCCGAGACAACGAGAAATCGGTCCCATATCGCGGTGCGTCAGCTTGTACCACGCCTTCGCAAAGGCATCAGCAAACTGATCCGGGTTTTGATGGAAGCGCTTTGAGATGGGTCCGTAGATAGGATCGATTCTGAGAGCGAGGTCAGTCGTAAACATGATGGGCGCGTGCGTCTTATCA
This genomic stretch from Opitutia bacterium ISCC 52 harbors:
- the katG gene encoding catalase/peroxidase HPI, with the translated sequence MSEDISKCPVMGGVNPKASVGGDSNQHWWPNQLNLKILHQNSSLSDPMDEGFNYGEEFKTVDLDELKKDIEEVMTTSQDWWPADYGHYGPLFIRMAWHSAGTYRTLDGRGGASSGTMRFAPLNSWPDNVNLDKARRLLWPIKQKYGRKLSWADLMVFTGNCALDSMGLETFGFAGGREDVWEPEEDIYWGPETEWLGDERYKGDRELDDPLGAVQMGLIYVNPEGPNGNPSALAAAKDIRETFARMAMNDEETVALIAGGHTFGKAHGAADPDKHVGREPEAASLEEQGLGWKNSYGSGNASDTIGSGLEGAWTPTPTEWDNSYFDTLFGYDWDLVKSPAGAQQWIPTDPEAAKAVPDAHDPDKTHAPIMFTTDLALRIDPIYGPISKRFHQNPDQFADAFAKAWYKLTHRDMGPISRCLGSQVPSEPQLWQDPVPDVDHDLIDEGDIAALKEQILGSGLTISQLVSTAWASAASYRGTDRRGGANGARIRLAPQKDWDANQPEELAKVLPVLEKVQADFNAAQSGGKKVSLADIIVLGGSAAVEAAAKNGGHDVQVPFSAGRTDASQEQTDVESFAVLEPRGDGFRNYLNNDFADAAEKLLVDRAHLLTLSAPEMTVLVGGLRMIGGNVNGSELGVFTDKKETLSNDFFVNLTDLNITWAKSKRCEYFYEGTDSNSGEMKWTGSAIDLVFGSNSQLRAITEVYACDDANESFVNDFVAAWVKVMNLDRFDLQ